One genomic window of Salvia miltiorrhiza cultivar Shanhuang (shh) chromosome 4, IMPLAD_Smil_shh, whole genome shotgun sequence includes the following:
- the LOC131023067 gene encoding protein FAR1-RELATED SEQUENCE 5-like — protein sequence MHRSNRTISDENAVIIEDMLSSGIGATDAYRYMAQEAGGEDMIGYTKRDCLNYVNMLKILTIEGGDAQTLLNILEDQSAENDDFFYRVRLDEDGRLSHVFWRDSMMKDDFTIFGDVMVFDTTYRTNKYNLICAPFVGLNNYKKNVMFGCAFLSNEKIETFVWLFETFKKSMGGPSPISLFTDQDLAMSKAIEKVFPQTRHRLCIWHLHQNAQSHLGKLKSDKTFYDAFQRCITGCIDSYDFEECWKAIVENHNLQNNSWIQRLYELREKWSNAFNKEYFSAGILSSQRSESTNHALGFKAKKTTNLTEFYGLFKQTIKRWRSNELSDEFQCIRGQPTTALPMTGIIKQASKVYNLTVFKDFEKQFMRCLAGSFSFLSEEYDFKLYQVKDGQHTYQVSFYNVMNTLVTCTCNLFEECGMLCSHCLRILLTHSIDKIPDCYINKRWTKLAKQALWDKNVEQQSKSAQPWKHQFVKNCLNLALQVQDNENARRLVEDGLEYIRLAALQEMENTMSETNEAQDLEACSESSISVKDPKKSVTKGRKQRIKGHLEKNTKKKRKNVDESNLQKPNEFGSKTPNQHLF from the coding sequence ATGCATCGTTCTAATAGAACAATTAGCGATGAAAATGCTGTCATTATTGAAGATATGTTATCATCTGGGATAGGAGCCACTGATGCTTATAGATATATGGCGCAAGAAGCAGGGGGTGAGGATATGATTGGCTATACAAAGAGAGACTGTCTAAACTATGTGAATATGCTGAAAATCTTAACAATAGAAGGAGGTGATGCTCAAACACTTTTGAACATTTTAGAAGATCAATCTGCTGAAAATGATGACTTCTTTTATAGAGTGCGATTAGATGAAGATGGTAGATTAAGTCATGTGTTTTGGAGGGACTCCATGATGAAGGATGACTTCACAATCTTTGGAGATGTTATGGTGTTTGATACTACCTATAGAACCAACAAATACAACCTAATTTGTGCGCCATTTGTTGGATTGAATAATTACAAGAAAAATGTTATGTTTGGCTGTGCATTTTTGTCAAATGAAAAGATTGAAACTTTTGTGTGGTTGTTTGAGACTTTCAAGAAGAGCATGGGGGGTCCAAGTCCTATATCATTGTTTACAGATCAGGACTTGGCAATGAGTAAAGCAATTGAGAAGGTGTTTCCACAGACAAGGCACAGATTGTGCATTTGGCATCTACATCAAAATGCACAATCTCATTTGGGAAAACTAAAAAGTGATAAGACTTTTTATGATGCATTTCAAAGATGTATAACTGGCTGCATTGATTCATATGATTTTGAGGAATGTTGGAAAGCAATAGTTGAAAATCATAACTTGCAAAACAACTCGTGGATTCAGAGATTATATGAGTTAAGAGAAAAGTGGTCTAATGCTTTCAACAAAGAATACTTCTCTGCAGGAATTCTTTCATCTCAAAGAAGTGAAAGCACTAACCATGCATTAGGATTTAAAGCAAAAAAGACTACAAACTTGACTGAATTTTATGGACTGTTCAAGCAGACCATAAAACGTTGGAGATCCAATGAATTGAGTGATGAATTCCAGTGTATAAGAGGTCAACCAACGACGGCATTACCTATGACTGGAATAATAAAGCAAGCTTCCAAGGTATACAATCTTACAGTTTTTAAGGATTTTGAAAAGCAATTTATGAGATGTCTTGCTGGTAGTTTTTCTTTTCTAAGTGAAGAATATGATTTCAAGCTTTATCAAGTGAAAGATGGACAACATACATACCAAGTCAGTTTTTATAATGTGATGAATACTTTAGTGACTTGCACTTGCAACTTGTTTGAGGAATGCGGGATGTTATGTAGTCATTGTTTGAGGATACTACTCACTCATTCAATAGACAAAATACCAGACTGCTACATAAACAAGAGGTGGACAAAGCTTGCAAAACAAGCACTATGGGATAAAAATGTTGAGCAACAAAGTAAAAGTGCTCAACCTTGGAAGCATCAATTTGTGAAAAACTGCTTGAATCTAGCTCTACAAGTCCAAGACAATGAGAATGCAAGAAGACTTGTTGAAGATGGGTTAGAATATATAAGATTAGCAGCACTTCAAGAGATGGAGAATACTATGTCAGAAACAAATGAAGCTCAAGATTTAGAGGCATGCTCTGAATCTAGTATAAGTGTTAAAGATCCTAAAAAATCAGTGACAAAGGGACGGAAGCAAAGGATCAAAGGACACTTGGAGAAAAAtacaaagaagaaaagaaagaatgtTGATGAATCAAACTTACAAAAACCAAATGAGTTTGGCTCAAAAACACCAAATCAACATTTATTTTAG